The Streptomyces sp. NBC_00224 genome contains the following window.
TACCACCTCTCAGCAGAGACGGTCGGCGGTCGGGAGTGGTTCTGCGGAAGACCCCCGAACACACAGGAGCCATTGAATGGCACGCGTTTCCGGTGTTGACATCCCCCGCGAAAAGCGGGTGGAGATCGCACTCACCTACGTCTTCGGTATCGGGCGCACCCGGTCCAAGGAGATCCTCGACTCCACCGGCGTGAACCCGAACACCCGCGTTCGTGACCTGGCCGAAGAGGACCTGGTCAAGATCCGCGAGTACGTGGACGCCAACCTCCGCACCGAGGGTGACCTCCGCCGCGAGATCCAGGCCGACATCCGCCGCAAGGTCGAGATCGGCTGCTACCAGGGTCTGCGTCACCGTCGTGGCCTTCCGGTCCACGGCCAGCGCACCAGCACGAACGCGCGTACCCGCAAGGGCCCGCGTCGCGCGATCGCCGGTAAGAAGAAGCCGGGCAAGAAGTAGTCCTCAGCAGGACGCTTACTCAGCGGTCTTCGCTGTAGGACCGACCACCTCCCGTAGGAGATTTAGATGCCCCCCAAGGGTCGTCAGGGCGCTGCCAAGAAGGTGCGCCGCAAGGAAAAGAAGAACGTCGCTCACGGGCACGCCCACATCAAGAGCACGTTCAACAACACGATCGTCTCGATCACGGACCCCTCGGGCAACGTGATCTCCTGGGCGTCCGCCGGCCACGTCGGCTTCAAGGGCTCCCGCAAGTCGACTCCGTTCGCCGCGCAGATGGCCGCCGAGTCGGCCGCCCGCCGCGCGCAGGAGCACGGCATGCGCAAGGTCGACGTCTTCGTCAAGGGTCCGGGCTCCGGCCGCGAGACCGCGATCCGCTCCCTCCAGGCCACTGGCCTTGAGGTCGGCTCGATCCAGGACGTCACCCCGACGCCGCACAACGGCTGCCGTCCGCCCAAGCGCCGCCGCGTCTGACGCACGGCTGCTGGACTGAGGTTTTCGGGCGGTACGGCTCTTCGGAGGCGTGCCGCCCGTACCCTTGCAGTACGTATCACCACGAGGGCGTCAAATAGTGGGCGCCCACGACTGAAGGAACACACATGCTTATCGCTCAGCGCCCCTCGCTGACCGAAGAGGTCGTCGACGAGTACCGCTCGCGGTTCGTGATCGAGCCGCTGGAGCCGGGCTTCGGCTACACCCTCGGCAACTCCCTGCGCCGCACCCTCCTGTCCTCGATCCCGGGCGCCGCTGTCACCAGCATCCGGATCGACGGCGTTCTGCACGAGTTCACCACCGTGCCGGGCGTCAAGGAGGATGTGACCGACCTCATCCTCAACATCAAGCAGCTGGTCGTCTCCTCGGAGCACGACGAGCCGGTCGTGATGTACCTGCGCAAGCAGGGCCCGGGTCTCGTCACCGCCGCCGACATCGCGCCCCCGGCCGGTGTCGAGGTGCACAACCCCGACCTGGTCCTCGCCACGCTGAACGGCAAGGGCAAGCTGGAGATGGAGCTGACCGTCGAGCGCGGTCGCGGCTACGTCTCCGCCGTGCAGAACAAGCAGGTGGGCCAGGAGATCGGCCGTATCCCGGTCGACTCCATCTACTCGCCGGTGCTCAAGGTCACGTACAAGGTCGAGGCGACCCGTGTCGAGCAGCGCACCGACTTCGACAAGCTGATCGTCGACGTCGAGACCAAGCAGGCCATGCGCCCGCGTGACGCCATGGCGTCCGCCGGTAAGACCCTGGTCGAGCTGTTCGGTCTGGCGCGCGAGCTCAACATCGACGCCGAGGGCATCGACATGGGCCCGTCCCCCACGGACGCCGCCCTCGCCGCTGATCTCGCCCTGCCGATCGAGGAGCTTGAGCTCACCGTTCGGTCGTACAACTGCCTCAAGCGTGAGGGCATCCACTCCGTGGGTGAGCTCGTGGCGCGCTCCGAGGCCGACCTGCTCGACATCCGCAACTTCGGTGCGAAGTCGATCGACGAGGTCAAGGCGAAGCTGGCCGGTATGGGCCTCGCGCTGAAGGACTCGCCTCCCGGCTTCGACCCGACCGCTGCCGCCGACGCCTTCGGCGCCGACGACGACGCGGACGCCGGTTTCGTCGAGACCGAGCAGTACTAAGAGAAACTTCCGGCCCGCACTAGCGGGTCGGTAACTGACACCGGTACCTGACACGGCCGGTGCAGACACTAGGAGAAACACCATGCCGCGTCCCGCAAAGGGTGCCCGTCTGGGCGGCAGCGCCGCGCACGAGCGTCTGCTTCTCGCCAACCTGGCGAAGTCGCTGTTCGAGCACGGCCGTATCACGACGACCGAGGCCAAGGCCCGCCGCCTGCGTCCGGTCGCCGAGCGCCTGATCACCAAGGCGAAGAAGGGCGACATCCACAACCGTCGCCTGGTGCTGCAGACGATCACCGACAAGGGCATCGTCCACACCCTCTTCACCGAGATCGCGCCGCGCTTCTCGGAGCGTCCGGGTGGTTACACCCGTATCACCAAGATCGGCAACCGCCGTGGTGACAACGCGCCGATGGCCGTGATCGAGCTGGTCGAGGGCGAGATCGCCAAGAAGGCGACCGTCGCCGAGGCCGAGGCCGCTGCGAAGCGCGCCGTCAAGGAGGCCGACGAGGCCAAGGCCGCCGAGGCGACCGAGGTCGAGGACGCCGCTCCGGCGGAGGAGTCGAAGGACGCGTAAGCGTTCCGCAGACTGACGGACGGGTCCGTTCCCTTCGGGGGACGGGCCCGTTCCGCTTTTGCTGCCGGTCCGGGAGGGCCGGTCTGAGAGGATCTGTTACGTGAGTGATGAGGTGGAGCCCGGCCGCGTCCGGGTGCGTCTTGACCTGTCGTACGACGGCAAGGACTTCTCCGGCTGGGCCAAGCAGCCCAGCGGTCGGCGGACGGTCCAGG
Protein-coding sequences here:
- a CDS encoding DNA-directed RNA polymerase subunit alpha; translation: MLIAQRPSLTEEVVDEYRSRFVIEPLEPGFGYTLGNSLRRTLLSSIPGAAVTSIRIDGVLHEFTTVPGVKEDVTDLILNIKQLVVSSEHDEPVVMYLRKQGPGLVTAADIAPPAGVEVHNPDLVLATLNGKGKLEMELTVERGRGYVSAVQNKQVGQEIGRIPVDSIYSPVLKVTYKVEATRVEQRTDFDKLIVDVETKQAMRPRDAMASAGKTLVELFGLARELNIDAEGIDMGPSPTDAALAADLALPIEELELTVRSYNCLKREGIHSVGELVARSEADLLDIRNFGAKSIDEVKAKLAGMGLALKDSPPGFDPTAAADAFGADDDADAGFVETEQY
- the rpsM gene encoding 30S ribosomal protein S13, which codes for MARVSGVDIPREKRVEIALTYVFGIGRTRSKEILDSTGVNPNTRVRDLAEEDLVKIREYVDANLRTEGDLRREIQADIRRKVEIGCYQGLRHRRGLPVHGQRTSTNARTRKGPRRAIAGKKKPGKK
- the rpsK gene encoding 30S ribosomal protein S11, whose protein sequence is MPPKGRQGAAKKVRRKEKKNVAHGHAHIKSTFNNTIVSITDPSGNVISWASAGHVGFKGSRKSTPFAAQMAAESAARRAQEHGMRKVDVFVKGPGSGRETAIRSLQATGLEVGSIQDVTPTPHNGCRPPKRRRV
- the rplQ gene encoding 50S ribosomal protein L17 gives rise to the protein MPRPAKGARLGGSAAHERLLLANLAKSLFEHGRITTTEAKARRLRPVAERLITKAKKGDIHNRRLVLQTITDKGIVHTLFTEIAPRFSERPGGYTRITKIGNRRGDNAPMAVIELVEGEIAKKATVAEAEAAAKRAVKEADEAKAAEATEVEDAAPAEESKDA